A window of Streptomyces sp. DG1A-41 contains these coding sequences:
- a CDS encoding nitroreductase family deazaflavin-dependent oxidoreductase, protein MPLEGEYEPSPTQWVRKQVDLYESSGGTEGTTLQGSKMPVVVLTSRGARSGKLRKTPVMRVEHEGRYAAVASLGGSPKHPVWYFNIKADPHVELQDGPVKQDMIAREVTGREKAEWWERAVAAYPAYADYQKRTDREIPVFVLEPADGG, encoded by the coding sequence ATGCCTCTTGAGGGCGAGTACGAACCCAGCCCGACGCAGTGGGTGCGCAAGCAGGTGGACCTGTACGAGAGCTCCGGCGGCACGGAGGGGACGACGCTCCAGGGCTCGAAGATGCCGGTGGTCGTCCTCACCTCACGGGGGGCCAGGAGCGGCAAGCTGCGCAAGACACCGGTGATGCGGGTGGAGCACGAGGGGCGTTACGCCGCGGTCGCCTCCCTCGGTGGCTCACCCAAGCACCCGGTCTGGTACTTCAACATCAAGGCCGATCCGCACGTGGAGCTCCAGGACGGCCCCGTGAAGCAGGACATGATCGCCCGTGAGGTCACCGGCCGGGAGAAGGCCGAGTGGTGGGAACGCGCCGTCGCGGCGTACCCGGCATACGCCGACTACCAGAAGAGGACGGACCGGGAGATACCGGTGTTCGTGCTGGAGCCGGCTGACGGCGGGTGA
- a CDS encoding cytochrome P450, whose product MTDTTAPVAFPQSRTCPYQPPAAYDPLRSERPLTRITLFDGREAWLVSGHATARALLADPRLSSNRSRPGFPAPTRRFAGIKNRRTALLGVDDPEHRTQRRMVVGDFTLKRAVELRPRIRRIVDERLDAMIAQGPPADLVSAFALPVPSMVICALLGVPYADHDFFETQSRRLLRGPETSDVEDARDRLEAYFGELIDRKRQDPGTGLLDDLVHRQLREGALDREGLIALALILLVAGHETTANMISLGTYTLLQHPERLAELRADPRLLPAAVEELMRMLSIADGLLRLAVEDIEVAGTTIRKGDGVVFATSVINRDETVYPDPDTLDWNRPARHHVAFGFGIHQCLGQNLARAELEIALHTLFDRLPTLRLAAPAEEIPFKPGDTIQGMLELPVIW is encoded by the coding sequence ATGACGGACACGACCGCACCCGTCGCCTTCCCACAGAGCCGGACCTGCCCCTATCAGCCGCCCGCCGCCTACGATCCGCTGCGCAGCGAGCGCCCCCTGACCCGTATCACCCTCTTCGACGGCCGTGAGGCGTGGCTGGTCAGCGGACACGCGACCGCCCGCGCGCTGCTGGCCGACCCGCGCCTGTCCTCCAACCGCAGCCGGCCCGGCTTCCCCGCCCCGACCCGGCGATTCGCCGGGATCAAGAACCGCCGAACGGCCCTGCTGGGCGTCGACGACCCCGAGCACCGCACCCAGCGGCGGATGGTCGTCGGCGACTTCACCCTCAAACGGGCCGTCGAACTCCGGCCGAGGATCCGGCGGATCGTCGACGAACGGCTCGACGCGATGATCGCCCAGGGCCCGCCCGCGGACCTGGTGAGCGCCTTCGCGCTGCCCGTGCCGTCCATGGTGATATGCGCCCTGCTCGGCGTCCCGTACGCCGACCACGACTTCTTCGAGACCCAGTCACGACGGCTGCTGCGCGGCCCGGAGACCTCCGACGTGGAGGACGCCCGCGACCGGCTGGAGGCGTACTTCGGCGAGTTGATCGACCGCAAGCGGCAGGACCCCGGCACCGGCCTGCTGGACGACCTGGTCCACCGGCAGCTGCGCGAGGGCGCGCTCGACCGCGAGGGCCTGATCGCGCTGGCGCTGATCCTGCTGGTCGCGGGCCACGAGACGACCGCCAACATGATCTCGCTCGGCACCTACACCCTGCTCCAGCACCCCGAGCGGCTCGCCGAGTTGCGCGCCGACCCGCGCCTGCTGCCGGCCGCGGTCGAGGAGCTGATGCGGATGCTGTCGATCGCCGACGGTCTGCTGCGCCTGGCCGTCGAGGACATCGAGGTGGCCGGAACGACGATCCGCAAGGGTGACGGCGTGGTCTTCGCGACCTCCGTCATCAACCGCGACGAGACGGTCTACCCGGACCCGGACACGCTGGACTGGAACCGCCCGGCCCGGCACCACGTCGCCTTCGGCTTCGGCATCCACCAGTGCCTCGGCCAGAACCTCGCCCGCGCCGAACTGGAGATCGCCCTGCACACCCTCTTCGACCGGCTGCCCACACTGCGCCTGGCCGCTCCCGCCGAGGAGATCCCCTTCAAACCGGGCGACACGATCCAGGGGATGCTGGAACTCCCCGTGATCTGGTAA
- a CDS encoding ferredoxin, whose amino-acid sequence MHIDIDKDVCIGAGQCALTAPDVFTQDDDGYSALLPGQEDGGGSPLVREAARACPVSAITVSETVS is encoded by the coding sequence ATGCACATCGACATCGACAAGGACGTCTGCATCGGCGCGGGCCAGTGCGCCCTCACCGCCCCGGACGTGTTCACCCAGGACGACGACGGCTACAGCGCCCTGCTGCCCGGCCAGGAGGACGGCGGCGGCAGCCCTCTGGTGCGGGAGGCGGCCCGGGCCTGCCCGGTGAGCGCCATCACCGTCTCCGAGACGGTGAGCTGA
- a CDS encoding TetR/AcrR family transcriptional regulator: MDSAVARERALDAAEELFYGRGVRSVGMDDVRGTSGVSLKRLYQLFPAKEQLVEAYLERRDARWRGQLAEYVEQYGEPRERILAVFDWLGRWFGEPGFRGCAWINAYGELGATSARVAGQVRAHKRAFRDYLASLVDAAGLPGALAGQLFLLAEGAMVTAGVTRSAEPAAEAREAARLLLSAV, from the coding sequence GTGGACAGCGCAGTGGCCCGGGAGCGGGCGCTGGACGCCGCCGAGGAGCTGTTCTACGGGCGGGGTGTGCGGTCCGTCGGCATGGACGACGTCCGCGGCACGTCCGGGGTCTCGCTCAAGCGGCTCTACCAGCTGTTCCCGGCGAAGGAGCAGCTGGTGGAGGCGTATCTGGAGCGGCGTGACGCGCGCTGGCGCGGGCAACTGGCCGAGTACGTCGAGCAGTACGGGGAGCCGCGGGAGCGGATCCTGGCCGTGTTCGACTGGCTGGGCCGGTGGTTCGGCGAGCCGGGTTTCCGGGGCTGTGCGTGGATCAACGCGTACGGGGAGCTCGGCGCGACGTCCGCGCGCGTGGCCGGTCAGGTGCGCGCGCACAAGCGGGCTTTCCGGGACTACCTCGCCTCATTGGTCGACGCGGCGGGGCTGCCCGGCGCGCTGGCCGGGCAGCTGTTCCTGCTCGCCGAGGGTGCCATGGTCACGGCGGGTGTCACCAGGAGCGCCGAGCCCGCGGCCGAGGCGCGGGAGGCGGCCCGGCTGCTCCTGAGCGCCGTGTGA
- a CDS encoding nuclear transport factor 2 family protein — translation MTDRPPLPPFTRDTAAQKVQAAEEAWNTRDPHKVALAYSEDSVWRNRDTFLTGRLEIAEFLTRKWQREQEYALRKDLWAFDGNRIAVRFQYECRDTDGRWWRSYGNELWEFDAHGLMTRREASINDVPIEERERRIFGPRPEPEHGATFPVR, via the coding sequence ATGACCGACCGCCCACCGTTGCCGCCCTTCACCCGGGACACCGCGGCGCAGAAGGTCCAGGCCGCCGAGGAGGCCTGGAACACCCGCGATCCGCACAAGGTCGCCCTCGCCTATTCGGAGGACTCCGTCTGGCGCAACCGCGACACCTTCCTCACCGGCCGCTTGGAGATCGCCGAGTTCCTGACCCGGAAGTGGCAGCGCGAGCAGGAGTACGCGCTGCGCAAGGACCTGTGGGCCTTCGACGGCAACCGCATCGCCGTCCGCTTCCAGTACGAGTGCCGGGACACCGACGGCCGGTGGTGGCGTTCCTACGGCAACGAACTGTGGGAGTTCGACGCGCACGGCCTGATGACCCGCCGCGAGGCGAGCATCAACGACGTACCGATCGAGGAGCGGGAGCGCCGCATCTTCGGCCCGCGGCCGGAGCCGGAGCACGGAGCCACCTTCCCCGTCCGGTGA
- a CDS encoding flavoprotein, with translation MTEQAARKPFLYVVVCAAGIAADVGKLITAAQERDWEVGVIATPVAMNGFFDTAAVEARTGRPIRSAWRTPGEPRPFPAPDAVVVAPATFNTVNKWAAGIADTLALGTLCEVAGLGVPIAVLPCVADALASHPAYRDSLVRLRGMGVRFGQPYTGEPDADGGRPEVGWERALDLVERD, from the coding sequence ATGACCGAACAGGCCGCCCGGAAGCCCTTCCTCTACGTCGTCGTCTGCGCCGCCGGTATCGCCGCGGACGTCGGCAAACTGATCACCGCCGCGCAGGAGCGCGACTGGGAGGTCGGTGTCATCGCGACGCCCGTCGCCATGAACGGCTTCTTCGACACCGCGGCCGTCGAGGCCCGGACGGGCCGGCCGATCCGGTCCGCCTGGCGCACGCCGGGCGAGCCGCGCCCGTTCCCGGCACCCGACGCCGTGGTCGTCGCGCCCGCCACCTTCAACACCGTCAACAAGTGGGCGGCCGGCATCGCCGACACCCTCGCTCTGGGCACCCTGTGCGAGGTCGCGGGACTCGGTGTGCCGATCGCCGTCCTGCCGTGCGTGGCCGACGCGCTGGCCTCCCACCCCGCCTACCGGGACAGTCTCGTACGGCTGCGGGGGATGGGCGTACGGTTCGGGCAGCCGTACACCGGAGAACCGGACGCGGACGGCGGGCGGCCGGAGGTCGGCTGGGAACGGGCGCTGGACCTGGTCGAACGCGACTGA
- a CDS encoding phytanoyl-CoA dioxygenase family protein, whose protein sequence is MTVTGNGAAGAPILDPAALRRYREGFEEDGFTVVRGLFGADETERLCEEFAALRAAGPVPGHFEPRASGPGADPLHVWPRVMHPHEINDLARDVLLDARLRTVLEVLLGEEVLAAQSMFYFKPPGARGQALHQDNFYLRVEPGTCVAAWLACDVIDRENGGLEVVPGTHRMDLFCPQEADAGVSFAREYVPPPPGLAAVPVDMEPGDVLFFNGSLVHGSQPNRAVDRFRRSFIGHYVGRSAERIGGFYRTLTMNGARVVLPESEGAGPCGTEFAPQGPH, encoded by the coding sequence ATGACAGTCACGGGCAACGGCGCCGCCGGCGCTCCCATCCTGGACCCTGCCGCGCTCCGGCGGTACCGGGAGGGTTTCGAGGAGGACGGTTTCACAGTCGTGCGCGGGCTCTTCGGGGCCGACGAGACCGAGCGGCTGTGTGAGGAGTTCGCGGCGCTGCGTGCGGCCGGCCCGGTTCCCGGGCACTTCGAGCCGCGCGCGTCCGGCCCGGGCGCCGATCCGCTGCACGTCTGGCCGCGGGTGATGCACCCGCACGAGATCAACGACCTGGCTCGCGACGTCCTGCTGGACGCCCGGCTGCGGACGGTTCTGGAGGTGCTTCTCGGGGAGGAGGTCCTGGCCGCGCAGAGCATGTTCTACTTCAAGCCGCCGGGCGCCCGGGGGCAGGCGCTGCACCAGGACAACTTCTATCTGCGGGTGGAGCCGGGCACGTGTGTGGCGGCGTGGCTGGCCTGCGACGTGATCGACCGGGAGAACGGCGGGCTCGAGGTCGTGCCGGGCACGCACCGCATGGACCTGTTCTGTCCGCAGGAGGCGGATGCGGGGGTGTCCTTCGCCCGGGAGTACGTTCCGCCGCCGCCCGGCCTGGCCGCCGTGCCGGTGGACATGGAGCCGGGGGACGTTCTGTTCTTCAACGGCAGTCTGGTCCACGGGTCGCAGCCGAACCGGGCGGTGGATCGGTTCCGGCGGTCGTTCATCGGGCATTACGTGGGGCGGTCCGCGGAGCGGATCGGGGGGTTCTACCGGACGCTGACGATGAACGGGGCGAGGGTGGTGCTCCCGGAGAGTGAGGGAGCGGGGCCCTGCGGGACGGAGTTCGCGCCGCAGGGGCCCCACTGA
- a CDS encoding ricin-type beta-trefoil lectin domain protein — protein MNDAGPSNFPGPARRIGATDEQLSAELRKWTGATPALHPVGELLDRHWEAASAYARLCTDGPRSAGILTTAAFTRIFGETLRQNGPTSAWRPHLLVTVRRVAAEWATDHRRDMLHPELLSGPAEGERVAARLLPQQHRRLLAGAFQRLPQSARCLLWHVEVEAEPLAVPAGLLGLDAEGASVELARARDRLREESLQVHRELAPDEECRRYLRLLDVTYRRGALDVDPDLRAHIQGCGHCAAAADQLGRFNHGLGLALAEAVLGWGGREYAEARSSGAAQTHSQGSGTQTATAETALAGGVAGEAFPDPVVLAGMAGESFTDPVGTAAAPPAPAPEEAAPAPAHDGFPAPPGIPPASGATPGPRAEGPRTAARRSAHKAARRSTRRRNLTVSILTVSGLVVLPLALWSLGNSGEGPSRAGAGRPSETPGSGAGESTSDSSWVGAGDAEKGALRGRLHNVASGLCVGIEGNKAVEDAEAELTTCSSAASQQWTYETDGLLRNGADPELCLDSQLGYSVRLAPCTGASQPDTKNIRYDFTLQGALVPRWNQDLALAPAATDGSGALVLKARADNELQRWVIDTSKADLQLEAVNWNAAAPAPRPTPTPTPTPSKTPTATPTPSATPSAAPRPTPTSAPPTDSACYHYGYPCDGDGQNGYPGYGYPGYGYGDGGYGGGGGGRR, from the coding sequence GTGAACGACGCAGGCCCGTCGAATTTTCCGGGTCCGGCCCGCAGGATCGGCGCGACGGACGAGCAACTGAGCGCCGAGCTCAGGAAGTGGACAGGGGCGACACCCGCACTTCACCCCGTCGGCGAACTGCTGGACCGGCACTGGGAGGCGGCCTCCGCCTACGCCCGGCTGTGCACCGACGGTCCGCGTTCCGCCGGAATACTCACCACCGCCGCGTTCACCCGGATCTTCGGCGAAACCCTGCGCCAGAACGGCCCCACCTCCGCGTGGCGGCCCCATCTGCTCGTCACCGTACGGCGTGTCGCGGCCGAGTGGGCCACCGACCACAGACGCGACATGCTTCACCCGGAACTGCTGTCCGGGCCCGCGGAAGGGGAGCGGGTGGCCGCCCGGCTGCTGCCGCAGCAGCACCGGCGCCTGCTGGCCGGCGCCTTCCAGCGGCTGCCCCAGTCCGCGCGCTGCCTGCTGTGGCACGTCGAGGTCGAGGCCGAACCGCTCGCCGTCCCCGCCGGGTTGCTCGGCCTGGACGCGGAGGGCGCCAGCGTCGAACTGGCCCGGGCCCGTGACCGGCTGCGCGAGGAGAGCCTCCAAGTGCACCGCGAACTCGCGCCCGACGAGGAGTGCCGGCGCTATCTGCGCCTGCTCGACGTGACGTACCGGCGTGGCGCCCTCGACGTCGACCCCGATCTACGCGCGCATATCCAGGGCTGCGGGCACTGCGCCGCCGCCGCGGACCAGCTCGGCCGGTTCAACCACGGGCTCGGCCTCGCCCTGGCCGAGGCGGTGCTGGGCTGGGGCGGGCGGGAGTACGCGGAGGCCAGATCGAGCGGCGCCGCGCAGACTCACTCTCAGGGTTCCGGCACGCAGACGGCCACCGCGGAGACCGCGCTCGCCGGGGGTGTGGCCGGTGAGGCCTTCCCCGACCCCGTCGTCCTCGCGGGCATGGCCGGGGAGTCGTTCACCGACCCGGTCGGCACGGCGGCCGCGCCACCCGCCCCCGCGCCGGAGGAAGCAGCGCCGGCTCCCGCCCACGACGGCTTCCCCGCCCCGCCCGGCATCCCGCCGGCCAGTGGAGCCACCCCCGGACCGCGTGCCGAGGGCCCCCGCACAGCGGCCCGCAGATCCGCCCACAAGGCGGCCCGCCGTTCCACCCGCCGCCGCAACCTCACCGTGAGCATCCTGACCGTCAGCGGCCTGGTCGTCCTCCCGCTGGCCCTGTGGTCCCTGGGCAACTCCGGCGAGGGTCCCTCCCGGGCCGGTGCGGGACGGCCCTCCGAGACGCCCGGCTCAGGTGCGGGCGAGTCGACGAGCGACTCGTCCTGGGTCGGGGCGGGCGACGCCGAGAAGGGCGCCCTGCGCGGCCGGCTGCACAACGTCGCCTCGGGACTGTGCGTCGGCATCGAGGGCAACAAGGCCGTCGAGGACGCGGAGGCCGAGCTCACCACCTGCTCCTCGGCCGCCTCCCAGCAGTGGACGTACGAGACCGACGGCCTGCTGCGCAACGGCGCCGACCCCGAGCTGTGCCTGGACTCGCAACTCGGCTACTCGGTGCGGCTGGCCCCCTGCACGGGAGCGTCCCAGCCGGACACCAAGAACATCCGCTACGACTTCACCCTCCAGGGCGCGCTGGTGCCCCGCTGGAACCAGGACCTCGCCCTGGCTCCGGCCGCGACCGACGGCTCGGGAGCCCTGGTCCTCAAGGCCCGGGCGGACAACGAGCTCCAGCGCTGGGTGATCGACACCTCCAAGGCGGACCTCCAGTTGGAGGCCGTCAACTGGAACGCCGCCGCCCCGGCGCCGCGCCCCACGCCCACACCCACTCCCACGCCCTCCAAGACGCCCACGGCGACACCGACCCCGTCCGCAACCCCGTCGGCGGCACCGCGGCCGACGCCGACCAGCGCGCCCCCCACCGACTCGGCCTGCTACCACTACGGCTACCCCTGCGACGGGGACGGCCAGAACGGCTATCCCGGCTACGGCTATCCGGGCTACGGCTACGGGGACGGCGGTTACGGTGGCGGCGGAGGCGGCCGCCGCTGA
- a CDS encoding arsenic transporter yields MNTLLAEVLSVALLAAVLLWAVLRPRGLPEAVLAVPAAGLAVAVGVIPPDHAWEEIQRLGPVVGFLAAVLVLAHFCDVEGLFTACGAWMARWAAGRPARLLTAVFALASVITAVLSLDATVVLLTPVVLATATRMGVQARPHLYACAHLSNTASLLLPVSNLTNLLAFTASGLSFTRFAALMALPWLVAIGAEYLVFRRFFDDELAAPLPSPTPERPPELPLFALITVGCTLAGFVVASALGIAPAWAALAGALVLAVRALLRRSATPLTVLRSAAPAFLAFVLGLGVVVRAVVDHGLADALHRVLPDGSGLLTLLGVAVLAAVLANLINNLPAVLVLLPLTAGAGPGAVPAVLLGVNIGPNLTYAGSLATLLWRRIVQQHGHRVGLGEFTRLGLLAVPAALVPAVVALWLSLRVVGA; encoded by the coding sequence CTGAACACCCTGCTCGCCGAAGTCCTGTCCGTGGCGCTGCTGGCCGCCGTGCTCCTGTGGGCCGTGCTCCGCCCGCGAGGGCTGCCCGAGGCGGTGCTGGCGGTTCCGGCCGCCGGGCTCGCGGTCGCCGTCGGAGTGATCCCGCCGGACCACGCGTGGGAGGAGATCCAGCGGCTGGGGCCCGTGGTCGGCTTCCTCGCGGCCGTGCTGGTGCTCGCCCACTTCTGTGACGTCGAGGGGCTGTTCACGGCGTGCGGGGCGTGGATGGCCCGCTGGGCGGCCGGGCGTCCCGCGCGGCTGCTGACCGCGGTGTTCGCGCTGGCTTCCGTCATCACGGCCGTGCTCAGTCTGGACGCCACCGTCGTCCTGCTGACACCGGTGGTGCTCGCCACCGCCACCCGGATGGGTGTCCAGGCCCGGCCGCACCTCTACGCGTGCGCCCATCTGTCGAACACCGCCTCGCTGCTGCTGCCGGTCTCCAACCTGACCAACCTGCTGGCCTTCACGGCGAGCGGGCTGAGCTTCACCCGGTTCGCGGCACTGATGGCGCTGCCCTGGCTGGTGGCGATCGGCGCCGAGTACCTGGTGTTCCGGCGCTTCTTCGACGACGAACTGGCCGCTCCTCTCCCCTCCCCCACCCCCGAACGGCCACCCGAGCTGCCGCTGTTCGCCCTGATCACCGTGGGCTGCACGCTCGCCGGGTTCGTCGTGGCCTCCGCCCTCGGGATCGCACCGGCGTGGGCCGCCCTGGCCGGTGCGCTCGTGCTGGCCGTGCGGGCGCTGCTGCGGCGGTCGGCCACCCCGCTGACGGTGCTGCGGTCCGCGGCACCGGCCTTCCTGGCGTTCGTGCTCGGCCTCGGCGTCGTCGTGCGGGCGGTCGTCGACCACGGGCTCGCCGACGCGCTCCACCGGGTGCTGCCCGACGGATCGGGCCTGCTCACGCTGCTGGGCGTGGCCGTGCTGGCCGCCGTCCTGGCGAACCTCATCAACAACCTGCCCGCGGTCCTGGTGCTGCTGCCGCTGACCGCGGGGGCCGGTCCCGGTGCCGTGCCGGCGGTGCTGCTCGGCGTGAACATCGGCCCCAACCTGACCTACGCCGGATCGCTGGCGACCCTGCTGTGGCGGCGGATCGTGCAGCAGCACGGACACCGGGTCGGGCTCGGGGAGTTCACCCGGCTCGGGCTGCTCGCGGTACCGGCCGCGCTGGTGCCGGCCGTGGTCGCGCTGTGGCTGTCGCTGCGCGTCGTCGGGGCCTGA